One genomic region from Rosa rugosa chromosome 1, drRosRugo1.1, whole genome shotgun sequence encodes:
- the LOC133725589 gene encoding uncharacterized protein LOC133725589 gives MTTKCLGFLLVLLLLDSTFFAASARRFDIMKHPNLCRGAIGVFFDGLCLGSIKESGPSPGQGNKFTDQRTLGGRKVSGPSPGTGNKVTNVETLGGVKDSGSSSGTGHKFTNVETNEGIKDTGPSRDTENSFTNVDILAGIKDGPSPGTGNSFTNVDILGGIKDGPSPGTGNKFTNVETLGGTKNSGPSPGTGNKFTDNIHQ, from the coding sequence ATGACAACTAAATGCCTTGGTTTCCTTTTGGTTCTTCTTTTGCTCGACTCCACATTTTTTGCAGCAAGTGCTCGACGTTTTGATATTATGAAGCACCCCAACTTGTGTCGCGGAGCAATTGGGGTTTTCTTTGACGGCTTATGTCTCGGATCGATCAAGGAGTCGGGTCCTAGCCCGGGTCAAGGGAACAAATTCACTGACCAACGGACCCTTGGAGGAAGAAAGGTGTCCGGCCCTAGCCCTGGTACTGGAAACAAAGTCACAAATGTTGAGACACTCGGAGGGGTTAAAGATTCCGGCTCAAGCTCTGGTACGGGACACAAATTTACTAATGTTGAGACCAACGAAGGGATTAAGGATACTGGCCCCAGCCGTGATACAGAAAACTCATTTACGAATGTAGATATACTTGCTGGGATTAAGGACGGCCCAAGCCCTGGTACAGGAAACTCATTTACAAATGTAGATATTCTCGGAGGGATTAAGGATGGCCCAAGCCCTGGTACAGGAAATAAATTTACAAATGTTGAGACCTTGGGAGGAACTAAGAACTCAGGCCCAAGTCCCGGTACAGGAAACAAATTTACAGACAACATACATCAATGA
- the LOC133727411 gene encoding UDP-glycosyltransferase 84B2-like, with product MASDSDQEPKQLHVLLVVILQAHINPMLRFARCLASKRVHVTLAATETVRNHLLHRSNLFATATKDSMIEFQFFSDGLTAEFDRDKSAETFATLQAVSAENLSKLISNFSTKKSKLSCIVFNPFAPWVADVAAEHGTPCALLWNQACAIFSINYRYYKNLLNPFELMECPGIPNLQVNDLPSTVLPSTPVHFRKLISDSARCAEKASWVLGNSFYELEREIIDSMECLVPIWPIGPLVSPFLLGKSEADDDTLDSAVHADVWEAEESCIEWLDKQTPCSVIYVSFGRVTVLSQKQIDNISTALKNSGKPFLWALKPPAEGSKRDSGELSCGFLEETREKGIVVTWCSQEKVLMHKAVACFMTHGGWNSTLETVISGVPVIVYPEWTDQPTNAKLLSDVFKVGVRVRINGDEEDGVVSAEEVERCIEEVIDGPRAAEMKKRVMEFKEAANKTLEVGGSSDQNINEFIKEISAKSLQH from the exons ATGGCTTCAGATTCAGATCAAGAACCAAAGCAACTCCATGTTCTACTAGTAGTTATCTTACAAGCCCACATAAACCCCATGCTCAGGTTCGCAAGGTGCTTAGCTTCGAAGCGCGTCCACGTCACTCTCGCCGCCACCGAAACCGTCAGAAACCACTTGCTCCACCGCTCCAACCTCTTCGCCACCGCAACCAAAGACTCCATGATTGAATTCCAGTTCTTCTCCGACGGCCTCACCGCCGAGTTCGACCGTGACAAAAGCGCCGAGACCTTCGCCACCCTCCAAGCCGTCAGCGCCGAAAATCTTTCCAAACTCATCAGCAACTTCTCCACCAAGAAATCAAAACTCTCCTGCATCGTCTTCAACCCCTTCGCTCCATGGGTCGCTGATGTGGCCGCGGAGCACGGAACCCCCTGCGCATTGCTCTGGAATCAAGCCTGTGCAATCTTCTCCATCAACTACCGCTACTACAAGAATTTACTAAACCCTTTTGAGCTCATGGAGTGTCCGGgaattccaaatcttcaagtcAATGATCTTCCCAGCACTGTACTTCCTTCAACTCCGGTTCACTTCAGAAAACTGATTTCCGATTCAGCTCGGTGCGCCGAGAAGGCCAGCTGGGTGTTAGGGAACTCATTTTACGAGCTTGAAAGAGAAATCATAGACTCAATGGAATGTCTGGTTCCGATTTGGCCAATCGGGCCGTTGGTCTCTCCATTTCTGCTGGGAAAGAGTGAAGCAGATGATGATACTTTGGATTCTGCTGTCCACGCTGACGTGTGGGAAGCTGAAGAGTCGTGCATAGAGTGGCTGGACAAGCAGACGCCGTGCTCTGTTATTTACGTCTCGTTTGGAAGAGTGACTGTATTGTCGCAGAAGCAGATTGATAATATTTCCACGGCGTTGAAGAACAGTGGCAAGCCGTTTCTCTGGGCTTTGAAGCCGCCGGCGGAAGGGTCTAAGAGGGATTCCGGCGAACTGTCATGTGGGTTCTTGGAAGAGACCAGAGAGAAGGGAATCGTGGTCACATGGTGCTCACAG GAGAAAGTGCTTATGCACAAGGCTGTCGCATGTTTTATGACTCACGGCGGGTGGAACTCGACCCTCGAGACCGTGATTTCAGGAGTGCCCGTGATAGTTTATCCGGAGTGGACGGACCAACCAACTAATGCCAAGCTGTTAAGTGATGTTTTCAAGGTGGGTGTGAGGGTTAGGATCAATGGCGATGAAGAAGACGGGGTTGTTAGCGCAGAAGAAGTTGAAAGATGCATCGAGGAGGTTATCGATGGGCCAAGGgcagcagaaatgaagaaaagggtCATGGAGTTTAAGGAAGCAGCAAACAAAACATTGGAGGTTGGTGGTTCTTCTGATCAGAATATTAATGAATTCATCAAGGAAATTTCTGCAAAATCACTGCAACACTAG